The following proteins are co-located in the Clostridiales bacterium genome:
- a CDS encoding YafY family transcriptional regulator, translating into MQINRLFEMIYLLLNKESITAGELATQFEVSPRTIYRDVELLSSAGIPIYMTKGKGGGISLLPDFVLNKTVLTDGEKSDILAALHAVEAVNLEQTNTAVQKLSSLFGNTNADWVEVDFSGWANADEEAQLFSLLKTAILEKKKVAFHYHSSEGCTQRTVEPMKLCFKGQSWYLYAFCTVRQDDRFFKLRRIKELKLLDEHFERTAPAKIFEVNKIFQDDFVTITLKLSKKMAYRVYDEFSQYKTLPDGDFIAQLTMPRGDWVYQYLATFGEHCKILEPEDIRLQVKEKLQKSLAQYL; encoded by the coding sequence ATGCAAATTAATAGGCTGTTTGAAATGATTTATTTACTCCTGAACAAAGAAAGTATAACCGCCGGGGAACTTGCGACGCAATTTGAGGTTTCTCCCCGCACCATTTACCGGGATGTGGAGCTTCTATCTTCGGCGGGAATACCCATTTATATGACCAAGGGCAAGGGCGGTGGAATTTCATTGCTCCCCGACTTCGTTCTCAATAAAACCGTACTGACCGATGGCGAAAAATCAGATATCCTCGCTGCACTTCACGCGGTAGAGGCGGTCAATCTGGAGCAAACCAATACTGCGGTGCAAAAGCTATCCTCCCTGTTTGGAAACACCAACGCCGATTGGGTTGAAGTTGATTTCTCTGGTTGGGCAAATGCTGATGAGGAGGCTCAGCTGTTCAGCCTGCTGAAAACCGCCATTCTCGAAAAGAAAAAAGTGGCATTTCATTATCACAGCAGTGAGGGCTGTACGCAGCGCACAGTAGAACCCATGAAGCTCTGCTTTAAGGGGCAAAGCTGGTATCTTTATGCTTTCTGCACAGTGCGTCAGGATGATCGGTTTTTCAAGCTGCGGCGCATCAAAGAATTGAAGCTGCTCGACGAGCATTTTGAACGCACCGCCCCTGCAAAGATATTTGAAGTCAACAAGATATTTCAAGATGATTTCGTAACCATCACGCTGAAGCTGTCAAAGAAAATGGCATATCGTGTATACGATGAGTTTTCACAGTACAAGACGCTCCCAGACGGTGATTTTATTGCACAGCTCACCATGCCCAGAGGCGATTGGGTCTATCAATATCTTGCGACCTTCGGTGAGCATTGTAAAATTTTAGAGCCGGAGGATATCCGTCTGCAAGTAAAAGAGAAATTGCAAAAATCGCTGGCGCAATATTTATAA
- a CDS encoding YegS/Rv2252/BmrU family lipid kinase — protein sequence MKHIFIMNPAAGKGKAGEVFLPRIIEASKKLEIDYEIHRTIAPGDAEHFVRTRCETLAKEIREEESKKEIVRFYACGGDGTLNEVANGAYGYPGVEIAMIPAGTGNDFPRSFGDGPLFEDIEAQIRGTSRSIDLIRYVTTSDEEDNPPFVRYGINMFNIGLDCNVADRVGTIKQYPFVNGSLAYIIGIAIVLGKKEGVKLQLCLEDGELYEGDYILAAIGNGCYCGGGFKALPRAITNDSLMDVIIVDNLTRRTLLSIIGKYRKGTHLDDPSVMNFLTYKQCKSLKMIPNGKVKMCTDGEVSTVGETVFEILPNAMKFSVPQGCY from the coding sequence ATGAAGCATATTTTTATTATGAACCCCGCCGCTGGAAAAGGAAAAGCAGGGGAGGTGTTTTTACCGAGGATTATAGAAGCTTCGAAAAAACTGGAGATTGATTATGAAATCCACAGAACCATTGCTCCGGGAGATGCAGAGCATTTTGTGCGAACCAGATGTGAAACACTAGCGAAAGAAATTAGAGAAGAGGAATCAAAGAAGGAAATCGTTCGTTTTTATGCTTGCGGAGGTGACGGCACCTTGAATGAAGTAGCCAACGGGGCATACGGATATCCAGGTGTTGAAATCGCAATGATTCCGGCAGGTACGGGCAATGATTTTCCAAGAAGCTTCGGAGACGGACCGTTATTTGAAGATATCGAGGCTCAGATCAGGGGGACTTCACGTTCCATTGATTTAATTCGTTATGTGACAACTTCTGATGAGGAAGACAATCCGCCTTTCGTACGGTATGGTATCAACATGTTTAACATAGGACTGGACTGTAATGTAGCGGATCGGGTCGGAACTATAAAACAATATCCGTTTGTAAATGGATCACTTGCATATATTATTGGTATCGCCATTGTGCTGGGAAAGAAAGAGGGCGTTAAACTTCAGCTTTGCCTGGAAGACGGGGAACTCTATGAAGGTGACTATATACTGGCTGCCATTGGGAACGGCTGCTATTGCGGCGGCGGGTTTAAAGCATTGCCAAGGGCGATCACAAACGACAGCTTGATGGATGTCATCATCGTGGACAACCTCACCCGTCGGACTTTACTTTCCATAATAGGGAAATACCGTAAGGGAACGCATCTTGACGATCCATCTGTCATGAATTTTCTCACCTATAAACAGTGTAAAAGCTTGAAAATGATTCCCAATGGAAAAGTGAAAATGTGTACCGATGGCGAAGTTTCAACAGTAGGAGAGACAGTCTTTGAGATTCTTCCAAATGCAATGAAATTTTCTGTTCCGCAGGGTTGCTATTAA
- a CDS encoding aminopeptidase, whose translation MDSRVKKLADVLVHYSCNVQKGEKVLISYEGESTKPLAKQLIKEVYACGGMPYVEIRDSSVTREILLGCEEKQIQFMSDYLLNQMQGMDAYIAIRASDNTSELSDVPSAKMNMYNKLLRPVLDYRVNKTKWVVLRYPNNAMAQLANMSLEAFEDFYFDVCTLDYKKMSDAMDPLVELMNRTDKVRITGKNTDLTFSIKGIGAVKCNGDRNIPDGEVYSAPVRDSVNGIISYNTPSEEHGFTFDNIVFEVKDGKIVNATSNNNERINELLNTDEGARYFGEFAIGVNPYILHPMKDTLFDEKIAGSIHLTPGAAYEETFNGNKSAVHWDLVFIQRPEYGGGEIYFDDVLIRKDGIFVIPELEGLNPENLK comes from the coding sequence ATGGATTCAAGAGTGAAAAAATTAGCTGACGTCCTTGTACATTACTCCTGCAATGTACAAAAGGGAGAAAAAGTATTAATTTCATACGAAGGAGAAAGCACAAAACCCCTTGCGAAACAACTCATCAAGGAAGTTTATGCCTGCGGAGGTATGCCCTATGTTGAAATCAGAGATTCCTCTGTGACGCGGGAAATTCTCCTTGGATGTGAAGAAAAGCAAATCCAGTTCATGAGTGACTACCTTCTCAATCAGATGCAGGGAATGGATGCATATATCGCAATCCGTGCAAGCGATAATACATCGGAGCTTTCGGATGTTCCTTCTGCGAAAATGAATATGTATAACAAACTGCTTCGCCCTGTTCTTGATTATAGGGTTAACAAGACAAAGTGGGTGGTTTTAAGATATCCAAACAATGCTATGGCACAGCTCGCCAATATGAGCTTGGAAGCTTTTGAGGATTTCTATTTTGATGTTTGTACGCTGGACTACAAGAAAATGTCTGATGCAATGGATCCCCTTGTGGAACTAATGAATCGAACTGACAAAGTTAGAATTACAGGCAAAAACACAGACCTGACCTTCTCCATCAAAGGCATTGGCGCTGTAAAGTGCAATGGAGACCGCAATATCCCCGACGGGGAGGTCTACTCCGCTCCTGTTCGTGACTCTGTGAACGGAATTATTTCTTACAATACACCCTCCGAAGAACACGGCTTCACCTTTGATAATATCGTCTTTGAGGTCAAGGACGGAAAGATTGTCAATGCAACTTCCAATAATAACGAGCGAATCAACGAACTGCTGAACACTGACGAGGGAGCAAGATATTTCGGCGAATTTGCCATCGGTGTAAATCCCTATATTCTGCATCCAATGAAGGATACCCTGTTTGATGAGAAAATTGCGGGCAGTATCCATCTTACACCCGGTGCGGCTTATGAAGAGACCTTCAATGGCAACAAGTCTGCAGTTCATTGGGATCTGGTATTCATTCAAAGACCGGAATACGGCGGCGGCGAAATCTACTTTGATGATGTGTTGATCAGAAAAGACGGGATTTTTGTAATTCCCGAATTAGAAGGATTGAATCCTGAAAACTTGAAATAA
- a CDS encoding carboxypeptidase regulatory-like domain-containing protein, whose translation MNGIRNAGITLLVLLLVFTSSLCQSFAASAAPAPVVTISGSTVVSGTVYTAAVKPNWTQSSSYQYAFSLKRSDTQGGTQTTVSSFTRNSSVSSDGYYTLTVTASRSGYTSTTTTVTFVIDKVYPAAPAVSAVTNGSTYTSSITPLWDEVPGTTITAKLDGSPYIKGTTINTVGSHTLVVTATKNSNQLTASTTIGFKIDYSNGDWASKKVVLKNTPEADLMVRIGDVDNFGFGWTSTSPTFDPFSGNSTKVHSFPWTQPSDEPNGLDKIMIVSGYKYSSSVPTDGYTSDTKGKDNALEEITLDYADALSGITVHNAVLQLFVDDFQPAGAKGIGNGSGKVQYQVKLNGTRVSDFERMINTMDQSGPIGKLITLEVPAQNLAELKTGKLILKLDDPVTGGADGYAIDFVKLLINLKTADYRGTITGTVTDRNTGDPISGAAITLEGRKDSAVTNSNGKYTISDVTAGQVTITAYMDGYETKNLNNIDVKAGNTATVNIELNPNDTNAPDISLDKDITVWTTRNVKVTATVTDESGVAVIKYAKGTLPKSYFDKGESNDITSTSAFSVDYGGRGFYTVYAKDINNNASVKTIEVNNFYQFGGTSIQVTPQTEDTNGRFHVTLRHTESSRSVLEYSLSGDAWLEYNGPFEMNRGTTVYTREADYSKDGDPVYRNGGSRTILYVISAGALNTLSNGSTATLSLLVNSADLDASSLESASSYITFTGLNDAVTIKLVEVQSSGGDSYQLNFKVEAFKAGFNGVIGVTVSNVSTIAVPLKIQTVSTKGIM comes from the coding sequence ATGAACGGAATCAGAAATGCAGGAATCACATTATTGGTATTGCTGCTGGTCTTTACCTCGTCACTATGTCAGTCCTTTGCGGCAAGTGCTGCACCAGCGCCCGTCGTTACCATCAGCGGATCAACGGTGGTAAGCGGAACGGTATACACGGCAGCAGTGAAACCTAACTGGACCCAGTCTTCAAGTTATCAGTATGCTTTTAGCCTGAAGAGATCCGATACTCAAGGGGGAACACAGACAACGGTAAGCAGCTTTACTAGGAACAGTTCTGTCAGCAGCGACGGATATTATACGCTGACTGTAACTGCTTCCCGGTCAGGGTATACCTCCACTACAACGACCGTTACCTTTGTCATTGACAAAGTGTATCCAGCGGCTCCAGCAGTCAGCGCCGTAACCAACGGGAGTACTTACACCAGCTCCATTACACCTTTATGGGACGAGGTGCCGGGCACAACGATAACCGCAAAGCTGGACGGAAGTCCATATATCAAGGGGACTACAATCAACACCGTTGGAAGTCACACCTTGGTAGTAACTGCAACGAAAAATTCAAATCAGCTGACAGCTTCCACCACGATCGGGTTTAAGATCGACTATTCCAACGGAGATTGGGCAAGCAAAAAAGTTGTATTAAAAAATACCCCAGAAGCAGATCTCATGGTGCGCATTGGCGATGTGGATAATTTCGGTTTTGGGTGGACCAGTACCTCCCCCACTTTTGATCCTTTTTCGGGCAACAGCACGAAGGTCCATTCCTTCCCATGGACGCAGCCTTCCGACGAGCCCAATGGACTGGATAAGATTATGATCGTATCTGGTTATAAATATTCCTCTTCCGTGCCTACAGACGGTTATACAAGTGACACCAAGGGCAAGGATAATGCGTTGGAGGAGATCACTCTTGATTACGCGGATGCTCTTTCTGGAATTACCGTACATAATGCTGTACTGCAGCTTTTCGTCGATGACTTTCAGCCAGCTGGGGCGAAGGGAATCGGAAATGGATCAGGAAAAGTACAGTATCAGGTCAAACTCAACGGAACACGGGTATCGGATTTTGAAAGAATGATCAATACAATGGATCAGTCGGGCCCAATCGGGAAGCTGATTACGTTAGAGGTTCCGGCGCAAAATTTGGCAGAGTTAAAGACCGGAAAGCTGATCCTAAAGCTGGATGATCCTGTTACCGGTGGTGCGGACGGATATGCGATTGATTTTGTCAAGCTGCTGATCAATCTGAAAACTGCCGATTACAGAGGTACGATAACAGGGACGGTTACCGATAGAAATACGGGTGATCCGATTTCAGGTGCTGCAATCACATTGGAGGGAAGGAAGGATTCCGCAGTAACAAACAGTAATGGAAAATATACAATTAGCGATGTTACCGCCGGTCAGGTGACGATAACAGCGTATATGGATGGCTATGAAACGAAAAATCTCAATAATATTGATGTAAAAGCCGGAAACACGGCAACGGTTAATATAGAGCTAAATCCCAATGATACCAATGCGCCGGACATCTCACTGGATAAGGATATTACAGTGTGGACTACTCGTAACGTGAAGGTCACTGCTACGGTTACTGATGAGAGTGGCGTTGCCGTTATTAAGTATGCGAAGGGAACCCTGCCGAAATCGTATTTTGATAAGGGCGAAAGTAATGATATTACAAGTACTTCAGCCTTTTCCGTAGACTATGGCGGGAGAGGATTCTATACCGTCTATGCGAAAGATATCAACAATAATGCTTCTGTCAAGACCATTGAGGTGAATAATTTCTACCAATTCGGTGGCACGTCGATTCAAGTGACTCCGCAGACGGAGGATACCAATGGCAGATTTCATGTTACTCTGCGTCATACGGAATCGTCTCGATCGGTTCTGGAATATAGTTTATCAGGAGATGCATGGCTTGAATATAACGGACCATTTGAAATGAATCGGGGAACAACGGTCTATACCAGAGAAGCTGATTACTCCAAGGACGGTGATCCGGTATACCGAAATGGCGGAAGCAGAACGATTCTCTACGTAATCAGTGCAGGAGCATTGAATACCCTAAGCAACGGGAGTACTGCAACTCTGAGCTTGTTGGTGAATAGTGCTGATCTGGACGCAAGCAGTTTAGAGTCAGCCTCGTCCTATATCACATTTACCGGTCTGAACGATGCGGTAACGATTAAACTGGTTGAGGTTCAATCTTCTGGGGGAGATTCTTATCAGCTCAATTTCAAGGTTGAGGCTTTCAAAGCAGGCTTTAATGGTGTCATTGGTGTAACGGTAAGCAATGTATCCACCATTGCGGTACCTTTGAAGATCCAGACGGTTTCCACAAAGGGCATTATGTAA
- a CDS encoding prepilin-type N-terminal cleavage/methylation domain-containing protein: MNKKGFTLVELIPVVLILSLAMISVGMVAKFGMETNKRQNLQNEVQENVRRAMGDVADNVRKGTDFVNYDGKTNDELSENFKEMHLLYQPGESVYDITSSEAYQGVLFIRQINGRSCLYALKEGNLYRYDFSVARTDDIFDEETSTESRIDKNTRGYYYDNYRFDGGSESSFRFYQGSRYFQCREVGGLINIYELKKKDRSLADEGVERVASYLETVTVTELADAYRIGFTVSRENHLTGLLIKRTLETSVARVNYGGDEDED, translated from the coding sequence TTGAATAAAAAAGGATTTACCCTTGTTGAACTGATTCCCGTGGTTCTGATTCTGTCACTGGCGATGATCAGTGTCGGAATGGTTGCGAAATTTGGGATGGAAACAAATAAAAGACAGAATCTCCAGAATGAAGTGCAGGAGAACGTTAGAAGGGCTATGGGGGATGTTGCTGACAATGTCCGCAAGGGAACAGACTTCGTTAACTATGACGGGAAAACCAACGATGAGCTATCGGAAAACTTTAAGGAGATGCATCTCCTTTATCAACCCGGCGAGAGTGTCTACGACATCACTTCATCAGAGGCGTATCAGGGTGTTCTTTTCATCCGGCAGATTAATGGGCGGAGCTGTCTCTACGCATTAAAAGAAGGAAATCTCTATCGGTACGACTTTTCTGTAGCAAGGACAGATGATATATTCGATGAAGAGACATCAACCGAAAGTCGAATCGATAAAAATACAAGGGGATATTATTACGATAATTATAGATTTGACGGCGGTTCAGAAAGCTCATTTCGATTTTATCAGGGAAGCCGGTATTTTCAGTGCAGGGAAGTAGGCGGTTTGATTAATATCTATGAACTGAAGAAAAAGGATCGGTCATTGGCAGATGAGGGAGTTGAACGAGTCGCCTCGTACCTCGAGACGGTCACGGTGACAGAGCTGGCGGATGCCTATCGGATAGGGTTTACTGTATCCAGAGAAAATCATCTGACGGGCTTATTGATCAAGCGTACACTGGAGACCAGCGTGGCCAGGGTCAACTATGGAGGCGATGAAGATGAGGATTAG
- a CDS encoding type II secretion system protein, whose translation MRTIWNNRKKGFTLIELMVAITILAIIYPAIASAFVTAQKTMEDENSTLETLTQAQYLVQSLQVQRREGMETIYGKYKESGHERASLFLYYTDNDEIASAVEQMADPELAASDIDHVLEALAVEADASKAKEAMASASIDRRYAAHILIQPDLQPDSEEQVDYFKVYKIVINTWKLSSDSYSVGSRRVAYIGE comes from the coding sequence ATGCGAACGATATGGAATAACCGAAAAAAGGGATTCACACTGATTGAACTGATGGTTGCAATCACCATTCTGGCTATCATTTACCCTGCCATCGCTTCGGCGTTTGTCACGGCGCAAAAAACCATGGAGGACGAAAATTCAACGCTGGAGACCTTGACGCAAGCACAGTATTTGGTACAAAGTCTTCAAGTCCAAAGACGGGAAGGAATGGAAACCATATACGGGAAATATAAAGAATCTGGTCATGAACGTGCATCGCTATTTCTTTATTACACCGATAACGATGAAATCGCAAGTGCGGTAGAACAGATGGCTGATCCAGAGCTTGCAGCGTCTGACATTGATCATGTGCTGGAAGCCTTAGCAGTGGAAGCGGATGCTTCGAAAGCCAAGGAAGCAATGGCGTCTGCCTCCATCGATCGGCGCTATGCAGCTCACATTTTAATCCAGCCGGATCTGCAGCCTGACAGTGAAGAACAAGTTGACTATTTCAAGGTTTATAAGATCGTTATTAATACGTGGAAATTAAGCAGTGACTCTTACTCCGTTGGGTCCCGGCGCGTTGCATACATTGGAGAGTGA
- a CDS encoding prepilin peptidase, translating into MITIFIFLSGLLVGSFLNVCIYRIPGGESISFPPSHCTGCGGRIKPYDLIPLLSYAVLGGKCRFCGCSISLQYPLVELLTGLLFTALYLKFGLTFALYKGMIFFGFLIVVSIIDLKTTDIYFRVTLPGILIGLILAGAGYSLTLQSGFWSYVIGGLAGGGLIAVLILLTGGMGWGDAELCLLCGLYLGLSLTAAMLLIAFVTGGIVGISLILLRKKGRKDMIPFGPFLAAGSAIAYLFGQELVQFYMIYYDSFF; encoded by the coding sequence GTGATCACGATCTTTATATTCTTATCAGGCTTGCTGGTGGGAAGTTTTTTGAACGTTTGTATTTACCGAATACCGGGAGGGGAGTCTATTTCCTTCCCTCCTTCCCATTGTACGGGCTGCGGCGGCAGGATTAAGCCCTACGACTTGATTCCGCTGCTGAGCTATGCTGTACTTGGCGGAAAATGCCGCTTCTGCGGCTGCTCCATATCGCTTCAGTATCCGTTGGTAGAGCTCTTGACAGGGCTTCTGTTTACAGCGCTCTATCTGAAATTTGGACTGACCTTTGCCCTTTATAAAGGCATGATTTTCTTCGGCTTTTTGATTGTCGTCAGCATAATCGACCTGAAGACAACCGATATTTATTTTAGAGTGACCCTGCCCGGTATTCTAATCGGATTGATTCTTGCAGGAGCCGGATATTCCCTAACACTGCAGAGCGGGTTTTGGAGTTATGTCATCGGCGGTCTTGCAGGAGGAGGCCTGATTGCGGTGCTGATCCTTCTGACAGGCGGAATGGGGTGGGGAGACGCAGAGCTTTGCCTGCTTTGCGGGCTGTATCTTGGACTTTCGTTGACAGCAGCGATGCTCCTGATTGCTTTTGTAACAGGAGGAATTGTTGGGATCAGCCTGATTCTGTTGAGAAAAAAAGGGCGGAAGGATATGATCCCTTTTGGTCCTTTTCTTGCGGCTGGTTCGGCGATTGCCTACCTGTTCGGACAGGAGCTGGTGCAATTTTACATGATTTATTATGATTCGTTTTTTTAA
- a CDS encoding prepilin-type N-terminal cleavage/methylation domain-containing protein translates to MKKNMLKNRKKKGFTLIELIAVIAILGILIAVIAPRMTGYTDSAKVSKTKANVKTLVTAIEVYNSTAKDVPVDVDTTVADMIDGEADADTDLDGDTNAIDTLKETAKSISEGDDAIETTTTYENLLDALDEDVTTYGGIKAVL, encoded by the coding sequence ATGAAAAAGAACATGCTGAAGAACAGAAAGAAAAAAGGCTTTACCCTCATCGAACTCATTGCCGTTATCGCGATCCTGGGCATTTTGATTGCAGTGATAGCTCCCCGTATGACGGGCTATACCGACAGTGCAAAGGTATCAAAGACGAAGGCTAACGTTAAGACACTGGTAACAGCAATAGAGGTTTATAATTCAACAGCCAAGGATGTACCAGTCGATGTGGATACTACCGTTGCTGATATGATTGATGGGGAAGCAGATGCTGATACAGATCTGGATGGTGATACCAATGCGATTGATACACTAAAGGAAACAGCTAAAAGCATTAGTGAAGGGGATGATGCGATAGAAACAACGACTACATATGAGAACTTATTGGATGCACTTGATGAGGATGTAACAACCTACGGAGGCATCAAGGCTGTATTGTAG
- a CDS encoding type II secretion system F family protein, translating into MPIYEYEAKTLKGMSLKGKLEAVSEAAAADALREKGYYPIRLRPFKASSNIELSKLQRVTLKDIAIFCRQFSVVINAGISVLRSLEIVKEQTENKRLKDVLDEVFSDVQKGRSLSDSMKRHSVFPDMLADMITVGESSGTLDIIFERMAVYYDKENSLNQKIKGAMTYPAAISIFAISVVILLVTKVLPTFVTMLSQSGTMLPLPTRILLGLSSFLTNQWYIVILIIIAVFFAYRTYSSSSQGRKTLDLFKMKAPIFGKLYSKILTARFARTFGTLMGSGVPLLNSIQICADVVGNAVIREALDSTTDELKKGLSVGETLTARGIFPVMLTQMIKIGEEAGTLDAILEKTASFYDGEVDTATSQLTALIEPVIIVILAVVVGFIIMSIILPMFSMYDVVNMG; encoded by the coding sequence ATGCCGATTTATGAATATGAAGCGAAAACATTAAAGGGAATGTCTCTGAAAGGGAAACTGGAAGCAGTCAGTGAAGCGGCCGCTGCGGATGCGCTTAGAGAAAAGGGATATTATCCGATCCGATTAAGGCCTTTTAAGGCTTCCTCCAATATAGAGCTGTCCAAGCTGCAACGAGTAACCTTAAAGGATATCGCAATTTTTTGCAGACAATTTTCCGTTGTGATCAACGCGGGAATCAGTGTGCTCCGAAGCCTTGAGATCGTCAAGGAACAGACTGAGAACAAGCGCTTGAAGGATGTGCTCGATGAAGTCTTTTCCGATGTTCAGAAAGGCAGGTCGCTCTCTGATTCGATGAAACGGCACAGTGTTTTTCCGGACATGCTTGCAGACATGATTACCGTAGGGGAATCCAGTGGTACTTTGGACATCATCTTTGAACGGATGGCGGTCTATTACGATAAGGAAAATTCTCTGAACCAAAAGATTAAGGGTGCTATGACGTATCCGGCGGCAATCAGCATCTTTGCTATTTCTGTTGTGATTCTGCTTGTGACAAAGGTGCTTCCAACGTTTGTTACCATGCTTTCTCAGTCGGGAACGATGCTGCCTCTGCCAACCAGAATTCTGCTTGGACTCAGCAGTTTTCTGACGAATCAGTGGTACATAGTGATTCTTATCATCATAGCGGTTTTCTTTGCATATCGCACCTACTCGTCAAGCAGTCAGGGAAGAAAGACACTGGATCTTTTCAAAATGAAAGCCCCGATCTTCGGGAAGCTATATTCTAAAATATTAACCGCGCGTTTTGCACGAACCTTCGGTACTCTGATGGGCAGTGGGGTACCCCTTCTGAACAGCATACAAATCTGCGCCGACGTGGTAGGAAATGCTGTCATACGAGAAGCACTGGATTCCACGACAGATGAGTTGAAAAAGGGACTGAGTGTAGGGGAAACCCTGACCGCTCGTGGAATTTTCCCCGTGATGCTGACTCAAATGATCAAGATCGGAGAAGAGGCAGGAACGCTGGACGCAATCTTGGAGAAGACAGCATCTTTTTACGACGGCGAGGTGGATACTGCGACCTCACAACTGACGGCGCTCATCGAGCCGGTGATCATCGTAATTTTAGCTGTTGTTGTAGGATTTATCATCATGTCTATCATCCTGCCCATGTTTTCCATGTACGATGTTGTTAATATGGGCTAA
- a CDS encoding type IV pilus twitching motility protein PilT, which yields MVRLEELLEEALDRKASDIHITAGLPPMLRIYGKLVPYGGDSLLPEDTSRLLKEIVTQEQYEQFQRQGEYDLSWARPGVSRFRVNAFRQRGSDAIVIRVIAFSVPTLEELEMPDILKELAGKTRGLILVTGPTGSGKSTTLAAMINEINSTREVHVLTLEDPIEYLHKHKRSIVNQREIGHDTKSYANALRSAMREDPDVILVGEMRDLETISIAVTAAETGHLVLSTLHTVGASKTIDRIVDVFPPYQQKQIMVQLSAVLEGVVSQQLIERFDEEGRACAMEIMLGTSAIRNLIREGKTHMLDSSIQTGNKYGMKSMDMSLAELVKKGLISEDEANLYCVDKEMLRKFLQNC from the coding sequence ATGGTTCGATTGGAAGAATTGCTGGAAGAAGCTCTTGATAGAAAAGCGTCCGACATCCATATAACAGCTGGTTTACCCCCGATGCTGCGAATTTATGGAAAACTTGTTCCGTATGGAGGCGATTCGCTGCTTCCCGAGGATACAAGCCGACTGCTTAAGGAAATCGTGACACAGGAACAATATGAACAGTTTCAAAGACAGGGAGAGTATGATCTGTCATGGGCCAGACCGGGTGTAAGCAGATTCCGGGTCAATGCTTTTCGTCAGAGAGGCAGCGACGCCATTGTGATTCGGGTGATCGCATTTTCAGTACCAACTTTGGAAGAATTGGAGATGCCTGACATCTTGAAGGAATTAGCTGGAAAAACCAGGGGACTGATTCTGGTAACAGGGCCTACGGGGAGCGGAAAATCAACTACCCTCGCGGCTATGATCAATGAGATCAATTCTACTAGAGAGGTACATGTACTGACGCTAGAGGACCCCATAGAGTATTTGCACAAACATAAACGAAGCATCGTAAATCAACGAGAAATCGGTCATGATACAAAAAGTTATGCCAATGCGCTCAGAAGCGCCATGCGGGAGGATCCCGACGTAATCCTTGTAGGTGAGATGCGAGATCTTGAGACCATCAGTATCGCTGTAACCGCCGCGGAAACCGGTCATTTGGTGCTGTCAACCCTCCATACCGTGGGGGCATCAAAGACCATCGATAGAATTGTGGATGTGTTCCCTCCTTATCAGCAAAAGCAGATTATGGTTCAGCTTTCGGCGGTGCTTGAAGGAGTCGTTTCCCAGCAGCTCATTGAACGGTTTGATGAGGAAGGCAGGGCGTGCGCTATGGAGATTATGCTCGGTACCTCTGCAATCCGTAATCTGATCCGGGAAGGAAAGACACATATGCTTGATTCCTCCATCCAGACAGGAAACAAATATGGCATGAAATCCATGGATATGTCATTGGCAGAGCTTGTTAAAAAAGGACTCATTTCTGAAGACGAAGCAAATCTCTATTGTGTTGATAAGGAAATGCTCAGGAAGTTTCTTCAAAATTGTTGA